Proteins encoded within one genomic window of Gasterosteus aculeatus chromosome 18, fGasAcu3.hap1.1, whole genome shotgun sequence:
- the ncoa1 gene encoding nuclear receptor coactivator 1 isoform X3 translates to MTMKDKIIDKSFFFFFYCVVFGGNPLTLRALVKWRNRTPTVSTQETAVKDQFTPPRQLKLKMSAVGETPPDPGTPESRKRKGSPCDTSGQSLEKRRRELECRYIEELAELLSSNMGDIASLSSKPDKCHILKSTVDQIQQMKRREQENAALVSPDDEVQKSDISSSSQGLVEKAALGPMLLEALDGFFFVVNREGRIVFVSENVMSYLGYAQGELMTSSVYSMLHVGDHNEFVRNLLPKSLVNSAQWPQEAGRRNSHTFNCRMLKRPPDELDSENPEARQQYEIMQCFTVSQPRSMQEEGEDLQSCLICIACRIPRAQPFSTESFITKQDPTGKIISIETSALRATGRPGWEDLVRKCIYAFFQTQGKEPSHAKKLLHEVMTHGTAISPLYRFTLSDGTALSAQTRCKFCCPPNPDVQPFIMGIHTIDREHNTASSQENTNPGLPPTLGSLTQTPSRSLSLPPGSNWTQGSGLSTSGLHPNNTNTSPHRHNPATPAGYLTPNRTFPQELNSPSVLSSPLAPTPTSFMSPKMPRAGPGSGGSPHVPGNPFSASTPGLHSPAMELSSGGCLSRQQSGGDSSSSSSGIGGGSFSMSYPVLQRQVSVSTGPSTQMTQGGEGGGADSVKAPLPSASQLGNPRLNLLLESNGPGAETNNNSRIHCTSSPHPPNPHPAPQCPASHSTLTERHKILHRLLQDTSPDDASATTEDTRNKKIKREPPASSALTSAPPKSSSREPQDHQLLRFLLDTDEKDLGDLPPPSALSLQTVRVKVEKRASMDGVVCTGSTVAAGGASKPAGGSSSSACTSPKSSPVGENRRESRSDSRDSTMSAGPVDMDPLTQLLPGLRGPSGAKQSSEDSTTPGEGPQLQSPASQPPAPLQSPLPPLQSPLSQPQSISQLQSPSPQLHSPSPQLKLQSPTRLQLGEASTPRNVNVKREPPGTPNRGLSDGGPPSSCNLHSASSFDFCSPPTPSQKRILAQGDPFQTPIDSSLFPEAEDINPFSSSTGLPKMNVGDSQFQPLSLSDTLSFDGLETALAATLASPQEQCVPCTLDEVLGPPTTPEGRSDEKALLEQLVSFLSGTDESELAELDKALGIDKLVQGGSFDPLPQNSPNQQSVATPSSMDPKLPPYPSKFTAAQFPPELAMLVGQQGLGFGAPRGSFPGGTTGVGLRLGTPRPQGIGTQLRLPPNQLRRQLQQRLQGPQENRMAGVNPFPGGAQQPPLNAQMLAQRQRELYSIQHRQRQLFQQKVLLMRQNTAGAAGPTGAAGLPKAPPSTPQLQQQFNFPPGYPLVAKSPTSPSHFSSLTGGPLDNKLPGRAPLNSPPLIGGVQGQFSTAVNSALPQGLFQQFGGPANSQQDPSFPPEMSPTSPLLSPQTSASQGALLQQAPPPGYQSTEMKSWQQTGMGGNSLFSQSGQSAGQAFGQQGVYKNMSITVSMAGGSGGVGSLSPMGQVVDPSNSNLSNAGSVCSDQQVQPLQVFADVQCTVNLVGGDSYLNPGSIAAAASQRTPVVPQVSQNNQAQQKSLLQQLLTE, encoded by the exons TCTGGAGAAGCGGAGACGGGAGCTGGAGTGCCGCTACATCGAGGAGCTGGCGGAGCTGCTGTCGTCCAACATGGGCGACATTGCCAGTCTCAGTTCCAAGCCCGACAAGTGCCACATACTCAAGAGTACCGTGGACCAAATCCAGCAGATGAAACGGCGTGAGCagg AGAATGCAGCTCTTGTGTCTCCAGATGATGAGGTTCAGAAAAGCGATATCTCCTCCAGTAGCCAGGGGCTGGTGGAGAAAGCAGCTCTGGGGCCCATGCTGCTTGAG GCCCTCGATGGGTTCTTTTTTGTCGTCAACCGGGAGGGTCGCATCGTCTTTGTGTCGGAGAACGTGATGAGCTACCTCGGATACGCCCAGGGGGAGCTGATGACCTCCAGCGTCTACAGCATGCTCCACGTGGGAGACCACAATGAATTTGTTCGCAATCTGCTGCCCAAAAGCTTGG TAAACAGCGCGCAGTGGCCACAGGAGGCGGGCCGAAGGAACAGCCACACCTTTAACTGCCGCATGTTGAAGAGGCCGCCGGACGAGTTGGATTCTGAAAATCCGGAGGCTCGGCAGCAATATGAGATCATGCAGTGTTTCACAGTGTCCCAACCACGCAGCAtgcaggaagagggagagg ACCTGCAGAGCTGCCTGATCTGTATTGCCTGTCGGATACCACGCGCCCAGCCTTTCAGCACAGAGTCGTTCATCACAAAGCAGGACCCCACAG GGAAGATCATCTCCATAGAAACAAGTGCTTTGCGAGCGACAGGACGGCCTGGCTGGGAGGACCTTGTCAGGAAGTGCATCTACGCTTTCTTTCAGACTCAGGGCAAAGAGCCCTCCCACGCCAAGAAGCTGCTGCACGAGG TGATGACCCACGGCACCGCCATCAGCCCGTTGTACCGCTTCACGTTAAGCGATGGCACCGCGCTTAGCGCTCAGACCCGGTGCAAGTTCTGCTGCCCCCCTAACCCTGATGTTCAGCCCTTCATTATGGGCATTCACACTATTGACAG GGAACACAACACTGCTAGCTCTCAGGAAAACACTAACCCCGGCCTTCCACCCACCCTTGGCAGCCTTACCCAAACTCCCTCCCGCTCCCTTTCCCTTCCTCCCGGCAGCAACTGGACCCAGGGCTCAGGCCTCTCCACCTCGGGCCTTCACCCTAACAATACCAACACCTCCCCCCACAGACACAATCCAGCCACACCTGCGGGCTACCTGACGCCCAATCGGACCTTTCCCCAGGAACTCAACAGCCCCTCTGTTTTGAGCAGCCCACTCGCACCGACTCCTACCTCTTTTATGTCACCCAAGATGCCACGAGCCGGTCCCGGTTCAGGTGGAAGCCCTCACGTACCGGGAAACCCCTTCTCTGCTTCCACACCAGGTCTCCACTCCCCAGCCATGGAACTAAGTAGTGGAGGGTGCCTCAGCAGGCAGCAGTCTGGCGGGgatagtagtagtagcagtagcggCATCGGCGGTGGGTCGTTCTCGATGTCCTATCCGGTCCTTCAGAGACAAGTCAGTGTGTCCACTGGCCCATCTACTCAGATGAcacagggaggagaaggagggggagcggACTCTGTTAAAGCACCTCTTCCTTCGGCCTCCCAGCTGGGTAACCCCAGACTCAATCTGCTCCTGGAAAGCAATGGGCCTGGAGCTGAAActaacaacaacagcagaatCCATTGCACCTCATCACCTCATCCCCCGAACCCTCATCCTGCCCCTCAGTGCCCTGCCTCTCACAGTACACTGACAGAGCGGCATAAGATCCTGCACCGACTGCTCCAGGACACCAGTCCCGACGACGCCTCCGCCACCACGGAGGATACACGAAACAAAAAGATCAAGAGGGAGCCGCCTGCCAGTTCGGCTCTGACCTCAGCACCTCCCAAGTCCAGCTCCAGAGAGCCACAGGACCATCAACTACTCCGTTTTCTCCTAGACACAGATGAAAAG GACTTGGGGGACCTGCCGCCTCCATCAGCTCTCAGCCTGCAGACAGTGAGGGTGAAAGTGGAGAAGAGAGCAAGCATGGACGGAGTGGTCTGCACCGGGTCTACCGTTGCAGCAGGAGGTGCATCCAAACCCGCGGGAGGGAGCAGCAGCTCAGCGTGCACCAGCCCCAAATCTAGCCCAGTCGGAGAGAACCGGCGAGAAAGCCGCAGCGACAGCAGAGACTCCACG ATGTCCGCTGGCCCTGTTGACATGGACCCTCTCACCCAGCTGCTCCCTGGCCTGAGAGGCCCGAGTGGGGCCAAACAGAGCAGTGAGGATTCAACAACCCCTGGAGAAGGCCCCCAACTCCAATCTCCAGCCTCTCAGCCCCCAGCTCCGCTTCAGTCCCCCCTGCCTCCGCTCCAATCCCCTCTGTCCCAACCCCAGTCCATTTCACAGTTGCAATCGCCGTCGCCCCAGCTCCACTCCCCTTCTCCCCAGCTCAAACTGCAGTCCCCCACTCGGCTCCAGCTGGGCGAGGCCAGCACTCCCCGCAATGTAAACGTGAAGAGAGAGCCTCCTGGCACTCCTAACAGAG GACTCAGTGATGGCGGCCCGCCCTCCAGCTGCAACCTCCACAGTGCGTCATCCTTTGATTTCTGCAGTCCCCCCACTCCAAGCCAGAAACGGATCCTGGCACAGGGAGACCCCTTCCAGACGCCCATAGACAGCAGCCTCTTCCCAGAGGCCGAAGATATCAACCCTTTCAGTTCAAGCACTG GCCTACCCAAGATGAATGTGGGAGACTCTCAGTTCCagcctctgtctctgtctgacaCCTTGTCTTTTGATGGTCTCGAGACGGCGTTAGCAGCCACCTTGGCATCACCACAAGA gcagtgTGTGCCCTGTACGCTGGACGAAGTGTTGGGCCCTCCGACTACACCCGAGGGGCGGAGCGACGAGAAGGCTCTGTTAGAGCAGCTCGTCTCCTTCCTCAGTGGGACGGATGAGAGTGAACTGGCGGAGCTGGATAAGGCCCTGGGGATCGACAAGCTGGTGCAG GGTGGCTCTTTTGACCCATTGCCCCAAAACTCCCCAAACCAGCAATCCGTTGCCACCCCAAGCTCCATGGACCCTAAACTCCCCCCGTACCCCTCCAAATTTACAGCAGCTCAGTTCCCTCCAGAGCTGGCCATGCTGGTGGGGCAACAGGGTCTTGGGTTCGGAGCCCCCCGTGGGTCTTTCCCCGGCGGGACGACGGGCGTCGGGCTGAGGCTGGGCACGCCGCGACCGCAAGGGATCGGCACCCAGCTCAGACTGCCGCCCAACCAACTGCGccggcagctgcagcagaggctGCAGGGCCCACAGGAg AACAGGATGGCGGGCGTTAATCCGTTTCCTGGAGGCGCCCAGCAG CCTCCGCTGAACGCCCAGATGCTGGCCCAGCGTCAGAGGGAGCTCTACAGCATCCAGCACCGTCAGCGACAGCTTTTCCAGCAGAAGGTCCTTCTGATGAGACAGAACACCGCCGGCGCCGCGGGGCCCACCGGAGCAGCCGGGCTCCCAAAAGCTCCGCCGTCGACGCCTCAGCTGCAACAGCAGTTCAACTTCCCACCAGGGTACCCTTTGGTGGCTAAATCCCCTACCTCACCTAGTCACTTCAGCTCCCTTACCGGGGGCCCTCTGGACAACAAGCTGCCCGGAAGAGCTCCTCTGAACAGCCCGCCGCTGATCGGCGGAGTGCAGGGCCAGTTCAGCACCGCCGTAAACTCCGCCTTGCCGCAGGGCCTGTTTCAGCAGTTTGGAGGTCCAG CAAACTCCCAGCAGGACCCATCCTTCCCTCCTGAGATGAGCCCCACGAGCCCATTGTTGTCACCTCAAACCTCCGCCTCCCAGGGTGCTTTGCTTCAACAAGCCCCACCCCCTGGCTACCAGTCAACAGAAATGAAGAGCTGGCAACAGACCGGCATGGGAGGCAACAG CCTGTTCAGTCAGTCGGGACAGAGTGCAGGGCAGGCTTTTGGCCAGCAGGGGGTTTACAAAAACATGAGCATCACCGTCTCCATGGCCGGAGGCTCGGGGGGCGTCGGCTCATTATCTCCCATGGGGCAGGTGGTTGACCCGAGCAACAGTAACCTCAGCAACGCCGGTTCGGTGTGCAGCGACCAGCAG GTGCAGCCGCTGCAGGTGTTCGCCGACGTCCAGTGCACGGTGAACCTGGTCGGCGGTGACTCCTACCTGAACCCGGGCTCCATCGCCGCCGCAGCCTCCCAGAGGACCCCCGTCGTGCCGCAGGTCTCCCAGAACAACCAGGCTCAGCAGAAgagcctgctgcagcagctgcttacCGAGTGA
- the ncoa1 gene encoding nuclear receptor coactivator 1 isoform X5, whose protein sequence is MSAVGETPPDPGTPESRKRKGSPCDTSGQSLEKRRRELECRYIEELAELLSSNMGDIASLSSKPDKCHILKSTVDQIQQMKRREQDDEVQKSDISSSSQGLVEKAALGPMLLEALDGFFFVVNREGRIVFVSENVMSYLGYAQGELMTSSVYSMLHVGDHNEFVRNLLPKSLVNSAQWPQEAGRRNSHTFNCRMLKRPPDELDSENPEARQQYEIMQCFTVSQPRSMQEEGEDLQSCLICIACRIPRAQPFSTESFITKQDPTGKIISIETSALRATGRPGWEDLVRKCIYAFFQTQGKEPSHAKKLLHEVMTHGTAISPLYRFTLSDGTALSAQTRCKFCCPPNPDVQPFIMGIHTIDREHNTASSQENTNPGLPPTLGSLTQTPSRSLSLPPGSNWTQGSGLSTSGLHPNNTNTSPHRHNPATPAGYLTPNRTFPQELNSPSVLSSPLAPTPTSFMSPKMPRAGPGSGGSPHVPGNPFSASTPGLHSPAMELSSGGCLSRQQSGGDSSSSSSGIGGGSFSMSYPVLQRQVSVSTGPSTQMTQGGEGGGADSVKAPLPSASQLGNPRLNLLLESNGPGAETNNNSRIHCTSSPHPPNPHPAPQCPASHSTLTERHKILHRLLQDTSPDDASATTEDTRNKKIKREPPASSALTSAPPKSSSREPQDHQLLRFLLDTDEKDLGDLPPPSALSLQTVRVKVEKRASMDGVVCTGSTVAAGGASKPAGGSSSSACTSPKSSPVGENRRESRSDSRDSTMSAGPVDMDPLTQLLPGLRGPSGAKQSSEDSTTPGEGPQLQSPASQPPAPLQSPLPPLQSPLSQPQSISQLQSPSPQLHSPSPQLKLQSPTRLQLGEASTPRNVNVKREPPGTPNRGLSDGGPPSSCNLHSASSFDFCSPPTPSQKRILAQGDPFQTPIDSSLFPEAEDINPFSSSTGLPKMNVGDSQFQPLSLSDTLSFDGLETALAATLASPQEQCVPCTLDEVLGPPTTPEGRSDEKALLEQLVSFLSGTDESELAELDKALGIDKLVQGGSFDPLPQNSPNQQSVATPSSMDPKLPPYPSKFTAAQFPPELAMLVGQQGLGFGAPRGSFPGGTTGVGLRLGTPRPQGIGTQLRLPPNQLRRQLQQRLQGPQENRMAGVNPFPGGAQQVNMGLRQGVQQPQMPSQPPLNAQMLAQRQRELYSIQHRQRQLFQQKVLLMRQNTAGAAGPTGAAGLPKAPPSTPQLQQQFNFPPGYPLVAKSPTSPSHFSSLTGGPLDNKLPGRAPLNSPPLIGGVQGQFSTAVNSALPQGLFQQFGGPANSQQDPSFPPEMSPTSPLLSPQTSASQGALLQQAPPPGYQSTEMKSWQQTGMGGNSLFSQSGQSAGQAFGQQGVYKNMSITVSMAGGSGGVGSLSPMGQVVDPSNSNLSNAGSVCSDQQVQPLQVFADVQCTVNLVGGDSYLNPGSIAAAASQRTPVVPQVSQNNQAQQKSLLQQLLTE, encoded by the exons TCTGGAGAAGCGGAGACGGGAGCTGGAGTGCCGCTACATCGAGGAGCTGGCGGAGCTGCTGTCGTCCAACATGGGCGACATTGCCAGTCTCAGTTCCAAGCCCGACAAGTGCCACATACTCAAGAGTACCGTGGACCAAATCCAGCAGATGAAACGGCGTGAGCagg ATGATGAGGTTCAGAAAAGCGATATCTCCTCCAGTAGCCAGGGGCTGGTGGAGAAAGCAGCTCTGGGGCCCATGCTGCTTGAG GCCCTCGATGGGTTCTTTTTTGTCGTCAACCGGGAGGGTCGCATCGTCTTTGTGTCGGAGAACGTGATGAGCTACCTCGGATACGCCCAGGGGGAGCTGATGACCTCCAGCGTCTACAGCATGCTCCACGTGGGAGACCACAATGAATTTGTTCGCAATCTGCTGCCCAAAAGCTTGG TAAACAGCGCGCAGTGGCCACAGGAGGCGGGCCGAAGGAACAGCCACACCTTTAACTGCCGCATGTTGAAGAGGCCGCCGGACGAGTTGGATTCTGAAAATCCGGAGGCTCGGCAGCAATATGAGATCATGCAGTGTTTCACAGTGTCCCAACCACGCAGCAtgcaggaagagggagagg ACCTGCAGAGCTGCCTGATCTGTATTGCCTGTCGGATACCACGCGCCCAGCCTTTCAGCACAGAGTCGTTCATCACAAAGCAGGACCCCACAG GGAAGATCATCTCCATAGAAACAAGTGCTTTGCGAGCGACAGGACGGCCTGGCTGGGAGGACCTTGTCAGGAAGTGCATCTACGCTTTCTTTCAGACTCAGGGCAAAGAGCCCTCCCACGCCAAGAAGCTGCTGCACGAGG TGATGACCCACGGCACCGCCATCAGCCCGTTGTACCGCTTCACGTTAAGCGATGGCACCGCGCTTAGCGCTCAGACCCGGTGCAAGTTCTGCTGCCCCCCTAACCCTGATGTTCAGCCCTTCATTATGGGCATTCACACTATTGACAG GGAACACAACACTGCTAGCTCTCAGGAAAACACTAACCCCGGCCTTCCACCCACCCTTGGCAGCCTTACCCAAACTCCCTCCCGCTCCCTTTCCCTTCCTCCCGGCAGCAACTGGACCCAGGGCTCAGGCCTCTCCACCTCGGGCCTTCACCCTAACAATACCAACACCTCCCCCCACAGACACAATCCAGCCACACCTGCGGGCTACCTGACGCCCAATCGGACCTTTCCCCAGGAACTCAACAGCCCCTCTGTTTTGAGCAGCCCACTCGCACCGACTCCTACCTCTTTTATGTCACCCAAGATGCCACGAGCCGGTCCCGGTTCAGGTGGAAGCCCTCACGTACCGGGAAACCCCTTCTCTGCTTCCACACCAGGTCTCCACTCCCCAGCCATGGAACTAAGTAGTGGAGGGTGCCTCAGCAGGCAGCAGTCTGGCGGGgatagtagtagtagcagtagcggCATCGGCGGTGGGTCGTTCTCGATGTCCTATCCGGTCCTTCAGAGACAAGTCAGTGTGTCCACTGGCCCATCTACTCAGATGAcacagggaggagaaggagggggagcggACTCTGTTAAAGCACCTCTTCCTTCGGCCTCCCAGCTGGGTAACCCCAGACTCAATCTGCTCCTGGAAAGCAATGGGCCTGGAGCTGAAActaacaacaacagcagaatCCATTGCACCTCATCACCTCATCCCCCGAACCCTCATCCTGCCCCTCAGTGCCCTGCCTCTCACAGTACACTGACAGAGCGGCATAAGATCCTGCACCGACTGCTCCAGGACACCAGTCCCGACGACGCCTCCGCCACCACGGAGGATACACGAAACAAAAAGATCAAGAGGGAGCCGCCTGCCAGTTCGGCTCTGACCTCAGCACCTCCCAAGTCCAGCTCCAGAGAGCCACAGGACCATCAACTACTCCGTTTTCTCCTAGACACAGATGAAAAG GACTTGGGGGACCTGCCGCCTCCATCAGCTCTCAGCCTGCAGACAGTGAGGGTGAAAGTGGAGAAGAGAGCAAGCATGGACGGAGTGGTCTGCACCGGGTCTACCGTTGCAGCAGGAGGTGCATCCAAACCCGCGGGAGGGAGCAGCAGCTCAGCGTGCACCAGCCCCAAATCTAGCCCAGTCGGAGAGAACCGGCGAGAAAGCCGCAGCGACAGCAGAGACTCCACG ATGTCCGCTGGCCCTGTTGACATGGACCCTCTCACCCAGCTGCTCCCTGGCCTGAGAGGCCCGAGTGGGGCCAAACAGAGCAGTGAGGATTCAACAACCCCTGGAGAAGGCCCCCAACTCCAATCTCCAGCCTCTCAGCCCCCAGCTCCGCTTCAGTCCCCCCTGCCTCCGCTCCAATCCCCTCTGTCCCAACCCCAGTCCATTTCACAGTTGCAATCGCCGTCGCCCCAGCTCCACTCCCCTTCTCCCCAGCTCAAACTGCAGTCCCCCACTCGGCTCCAGCTGGGCGAGGCCAGCACTCCCCGCAATGTAAACGTGAAGAGAGAGCCTCCTGGCACTCCTAACAGAG GACTCAGTGATGGCGGCCCGCCCTCCAGCTGCAACCTCCACAGTGCGTCATCCTTTGATTTCTGCAGTCCCCCCACTCCAAGCCAGAAACGGATCCTGGCACAGGGAGACCCCTTCCAGACGCCCATAGACAGCAGCCTCTTCCCAGAGGCCGAAGATATCAACCCTTTCAGTTCAAGCACTG GCCTACCCAAGATGAATGTGGGAGACTCTCAGTTCCagcctctgtctctgtctgacaCCTTGTCTTTTGATGGTCTCGAGACGGCGTTAGCAGCCACCTTGGCATCACCACAAGA gcagtgTGTGCCCTGTACGCTGGACGAAGTGTTGGGCCCTCCGACTACACCCGAGGGGCGGAGCGACGAGAAGGCTCTGTTAGAGCAGCTCGTCTCCTTCCTCAGTGGGACGGATGAGAGTGAACTGGCGGAGCTGGATAAGGCCCTGGGGATCGACAAGCTGGTGCAG GGTGGCTCTTTTGACCCATTGCCCCAAAACTCCCCAAACCAGCAATCCGTTGCCACCCCAAGCTCCATGGACCCTAAACTCCCCCCGTACCCCTCCAAATTTACAGCAGCTCAGTTCCCTCCAGAGCTGGCCATGCTGGTGGGGCAACAGGGTCTTGGGTTCGGAGCCCCCCGTGGGTCTTTCCCCGGCGGGACGACGGGCGTCGGGCTGAGGCTGGGCACGCCGCGACCGCAAGGGATCGGCACCCAGCTCAGACTGCCGCCCAACCAACTGCGccggcagctgcagcagaggctGCAGGGCCCACAGGAg AACAGGATGGCGGGCGTTAATCCGTTTCCTGGAGGCGCCCAGCAGGTGAACATGGGGCTCCGTCAGGGAGTTCAACAGCCTCAAATGCCCTCACAG CCTCCGCTGAACGCCCAGATGCTGGCCCAGCGTCAGAGGGAGCTCTACAGCATCCAGCACCGTCAGCGACAGCTTTTCCAGCAGAAGGTCCTTCTGATGAGACAGAACACCGCCGGCGCCGCGGGGCCCACCGGAGCAGCCGGGCTCCCAAAAGCTCCGCCGTCGACGCCTCAGCTGCAACAGCAGTTCAACTTCCCACCAGGGTACCCTTTGGTGGCTAAATCCCCTACCTCACCTAGTCACTTCAGCTCCCTTACCGGGGGCCCTCTGGACAACAAGCTGCCCGGAAGAGCTCCTCTGAACAGCCCGCCGCTGATCGGCGGAGTGCAGGGCCAGTTCAGCACCGCCGTAAACTCCGCCTTGCCGCAGGGCCTGTTTCAGCAGTTTGGAGGTCCAG CAAACTCCCAGCAGGACCCATCCTTCCCTCCTGAGATGAGCCCCACGAGCCCATTGTTGTCACCTCAAACCTCCGCCTCCCAGGGTGCTTTGCTTCAACAAGCCCCACCCCCTGGCTACCAGTCAACAGAAATGAAGAGCTGGCAACAGACCGGCATGGGAGGCAACAG CCTGTTCAGTCAGTCGGGACAGAGTGCAGGGCAGGCTTTTGGCCAGCAGGGGGTTTACAAAAACATGAGCATCACCGTCTCCATGGCCGGAGGCTCGGGGGGCGTCGGCTCATTATCTCCCATGGGGCAGGTGGTTGACCCGAGCAACAGTAACCTCAGCAACGCCGGTTCGGTGTGCAGCGACCAGCAG GTGCAGCCGCTGCAGGTGTTCGCCGACGTCCAGTGCACGGTGAACCTGGTCGGCGGTGACTCCTACCTGAACCCGGGCTCCATCGCCGCCGCAGCCTCCCAGAGGACCCCCGTCGTGCCGCAGGTCTCCCAGAACAACCAGGCTCAGCAGAAgagcctgctgcagcagctgcttacCGAGTGA